The region CGTCGGCGTGGATTGAGATGAACAGGTCGGCTTGCACCTTGCGCGCCTTTTGCACGCGCATGCCCAGCGGCACGAAGAAGTCGGCGTCGCGGGTAAGCATGACGCGCATGTTCGGCTGCTCTTCGATTTTCCTCTTGAGGCGCTTGGCGATCGACAGCACCACGTCTTTTTCGCGATTGCCGCGGCTGCCGATGGCGCCGGGATCTTCGCCGCCGTGGCCGGGGTCGAGCGCAATGGTGATCATGCGCGTCAATTGCAGCTTGGTGTCGTCCTGCGGTTTGGCCTTGGCGGCAAACGGCGGGTCTTCATCCTGCAGTTGCGGCGCAGCTTTGGGGTCCGGCTTGGCTTCGGCCAGCGGCGGCTTGATCTCGGTCTGCTGATCCTTGGGCCAGTTGCCCTTCTGGATCAGCGCGGCGATCGGGTCAGGCGGGTTGGCCGGGTAGAGGTCGATGACGAAACGGTATTTGTATTCGCCGACCGGTTCCAGGGTGAACACCTGCGGCTTGATCTCGTCCTTCAGGTCGAACACCAGCCGCACCACGCTGGGGCGGTTCTGGCCGACACGGACTTGCTTGATGTAAGGATCGTTGGGCTGGATCTTGGCGACCAGGTCTTTCAGCGTCGAATTGAGGTCGATGCCTTCGATGTCGACCACCAGGCGTTCCGGATTCTTGACGATGAAATGGGTGACTTTGAGGTTGCTGTCGTTTTCCAGCGTAACGCGGGTATAGTCGTCAGACGGCCACACGCGCACCGCGAGGATTTGCGATGCCAGCGCCGGCAGGGGAGTCAATACGGAGACGAGGAGCGTGCCGCCTGCCTTGAGGATGGTGCGGCGAGTCTTGGATGTCACAGATTTGGAGCGAATTTCAGTCGAGCGAGGCATTGATGACCCTTGTCAGACAACGCTCGTAATTCTACATCACGTCCGTGTCCTGCAACCGTTAGCGAGATATTGATATCCGGGGCGGGCAACACGGGGTCGCCCTTTTCCGGCCATTCGATGATGCAGATGCTGTTTTCGTTGAAATGTTCACGAAAACCCGCATCCAGGAACTCTTCCGGGCTTGCCATGCGGTAGAGGTCGAAGTGGATAACGGTTACCATGCGGTCTGCCAGCATCACCTCATAGGGTTCGGCCAGCGTGTAGGTCGGGCTTTTGACGCGGCCCGCGTAGCCGGCGGCATGCAGCAGCGCGCGCGTGAGCGCGGTCTTGCCGGCGCCGAGGTCGCCGTGCAGGTAGATCGCCATGCCGGGTTCCAGCACCTGAGCCAGGGCAGCGCCCAGCGCGGCGGTGCCGGCTTCGTCCTGCAAATGGGTGTGACGCGATGGCTGCATAGATTCTTGTTTGAAGCGATGTAATGAAGACGTGTATTGATCATGTGTATTGATGACGACCAATGACTGACCTTGTAGCACTTGCCGACACCATCAAAGCCTGGGGGCGCGAACTCGGGTTCGCCGACCTGCGCATTGCCGACGTCGATCTGTCGCATCGGGAAGCGGGATTCCAGGCGTGGCTGGACAAGGGTTACCACGGCGAGATGGATTATATGGCAAGCCACGGCATGAAGCGCGCCCGGCCCGCCGAATTGGTGCCCGGCACGGTGCGCGTGATCACCGTGCGCATGCCATACCTGCCGCGCGCAACCGCTCCCGACTGGCGTGAGCGCGAAGAAGGGCGCGGCGCCGACGGCAGCGCCGCGGTGGTTTCGCTGTATGCCCGCGGCCGCGATTACCACAAGGTCTTGCGCGCGCGGCTGCAGCAACTGGCCGGTCGCATCGAGAAGGAGATCGGCGCCTTCGGCTATCGCGTCTTCACCGATTCCGCACCTGTGATGGAAGTCGCTCTGGCGGAAAAATCGGGTCTCGGCTGGCGCGGCAAGCACACGCTGCTGCTCAACCGCGAAGCCGGCTCCATGTTCTTCCTCGGCGAACTGTTCACCGACCTGGCGCTGCCGGTCGACGCGCCGGTCACGCCGCATTGCGGCCAGTGCAGCAGCTGCATCGACGTCTGCCCGACCCAGGCCATCGTCGCGCCGTACGAGCTCGATGCGCGCCGTTGCATTTCCTATCTCACCATCGAGCTCAAGGGCAGCATCCCGGTCGAACTGCGCAGCCTGATCGGCAACCGCGTCTACGGCTGCGACGACTGCCAGCTGTACTGCCCGTGGAACAAGTTTGCCCAGACCTCGACCTTGCCTGACTTCGACGCGCGCCATGGCCTCGGCAGCGCTTCGCTGATCGGGCTGCTGAACTGGAGCGAGGACGACTTCAACCGCAACACCGAAGGCAGCGCGATTCGCCGCATCGGCCACGAACGCTGGCTGCGCAACATGGCGGTCGGCCTCGGCAACGCCGCCGCCACGCACAAGGGCGACGCGGAAATCGTTGCGGCTTTGCAGGCGCGTCTTGAACATCCGTCAGAGCTGGTGCGTGAACACGTGGCATGGGCGCTGGCGCAACATTCCTAGTAAAGTGTTGTCTCCATAAAAAATAACGATGGAGACACCTGATGACAAAACTGAAACCTTTATGCGCCGTCGCTTTGCTGACCGCGGCGTCGTGCATGGCGATGGCCGCCGCCGCCGCCGCCGATGCATCCGAAACCCTGCGCATTCCGGGCCTGCACAAGAAGGCCGAGATCCTCGTCGACAAATGGGGCGTGCCGCACATCTACGCCGCCAGCCAGGACGACGCCTTCTTCGTGCAGGGCTTCAACGCCGCGCGCGACCGTCTGTTCCAGATCGATTTGTGGCGCCGGCGCGGACTGGGCCAGTTATCCGAAGTGTTTGGTCCAGCCTACGTGGCGCAGGACCAGGCGACACGCTTGTTTCTCTATCGCGGCGACATGCAGCGCGAATGGAAATCCTATGGCAAGCAGGCCGAACACGTGGCGACCGCCTTCGTTGCCGGCATCAATGCCTATGTCGATTACGTCACGGCGCATCCGGAGCGGCTGCCGTATGAGTTCAGGCAACTGGCTTACCTGCCGGCCCGGTGGCAGGCGGAAGACGTGGTGCGCATCCGCAGCCACGGCCTGACGCGCAACCTCACCAGCGAAGTCGCGCGCGCCAACGTGGCGTGCAAGGCCGATCTCAAGTCCGACGAAATCCGCTTCGGCCTGACGCCGAAATGGGAGGCTACGATGCCGCAAGGGCTCGATCCCTGCCTGCCGAAAGACTTGCTCAAGGTCTTCACGTTGGCGACCCAGAACGTCAAGATCACCAAGGAGAGCCTCAACGCAAGCGCCGATGATCACGGCGCCAGCGTGCAGATCGCCGCGGCGGAAAACCTGGAAGAGACCATGGAAGGCAGCAACAACTGGGTCGTCTCTCCGGCAAAATCGGCGACCGGGCGCGCCATCATGGCCAACGATCCTCACCGCGCCTATTCGGCGCCGTCGCTGCGCTACATCACGCATCTCAGCGCACCCGGCCTCGACGTCATCGGCGCTGGCGAACCTGCCTTGCCGGGCGTGTCGATCGGGCACAACGGCACCATCGCCTTCGGCCTGACGATTTTCAACATAGACCAGGAAGATCTCTACGTCTACGAGCTCAATCCCGACAATCCGAACGAGTACAAATACCAGGGCAAGTGGGAGCGCTTCAGCGTCCTGCACGAACCGATCAAGGTCAAGGGCGGCGCGCCGGCTTCCGCCGAGCTGACTTTCACGCGGCATGGTCCGGTGATCTTCGTCGAGAAGGAAAAGAATCGCGCCTTCGCGGTCCGTTCCGGCTGGCTGGAGCCGGGCATGTCGCCGTACTTCGGCAGCATCGACTACATGCGCGCCAGGAATTTCAAGTCCTTCAAGCGCGCCATGCTGAACTGGGGAGCGCCGACCGAGAACCAGGTCTACGCCGACGTCAAAGGCAACATCGGCTGGGTGCCGGGCGGTCTCGCACCGAAGCGCCCGAATTGGGACGGCTTGCTGCCGGTGCCGGGCGACGGTCGTTATGAGTGGAACGGATTCTGGACCGGCGACCAGCTGCCGTCGACCTACAATCCCAAGCAGGGCTGGTTCGCTTCGGCCAACCAGATGAACCTGCCGGACGACTATCCTTACCGCGAGCGCAAGCTCGGCTTCGAGTGGACCAACAATTCGCGTTTCTCGCGCATCAGCGAAGTGCTGGCCTCCTTGCCGAAGGTGTCGCTGGAAGATTCGATGCGCCTGCAAAACGACGACCTGGCGATTCCCGCACGCCGTCTCGGCGCGCTGCTCAAGCCGCTGTCTTCGACCGATGCGCAGACCCAGGCGGCGCTGACTATCTTCAGCAACTGGGATTACGTCGAGCGTGTCGATTCGCCGCAGGCTGCGCTGTATGAAGTCTGGCTCACGCGCCATCTGGGCAAGGCCTTCAAGGACGCCGTGCTGAG is a window of Herbaspirillum hiltneri N3 DNA encoding:
- a CDS encoding N-acetylmuramoyl-L-alanine amidase; the encoded protein is MPRSTEIRSKSVTSKTRRTILKAGGTLLVSVLTPLPALASQILAVRVWPSDDYTRVTLENDSNLKVTHFIVKNPERLVVDIEGIDLNSTLKDLVAKIQPNDPYIKQVRVGQNRPSVVRLVFDLKDEIKPQVFTLEPVGEYKYRFVIDLYPANPPDPIAALIQKGNWPKDQQTEIKPPLAEAKPDPKAAPQLQDEDPPFAAKAKPQDDTKLQLTRMITIALDPGHGGEDPGAIGSRGNREKDVVLSIAKRLKRKIEEQPNMRVMLTRDADFFVPLGMRVQKARKVQADLFISIHADAFVQPTARGSSVFALSEKGASSTAARWLANKENSADMIGGVNIKTHDKQLASVLLDLSTTAQINDSLRIGNAVLKEIGGINKLHKGAVEQAGFAVLKAPDIPSILIETAFISNPEEEAKLTDNSYQDDMADAIMTGIKKYFSKNPPLAKNKLT
- the tsaE gene encoding tRNA (adenosine(37)-N6)-threonylcarbamoyltransferase complex ATPase subunit type 1 TsaE translates to MQPSRHTHLQDEAGTAALGAALAQVLEPGMAIYLHGDLGAGKTALTRALLHAAGYAGRVKSPTYTLAEPYEVMLADRMVTVIHFDLYRMASPEEFLDAGFREHFNENSICIIEWPEKGDPVLPAPDINISLTVAGHGRDVELRALSDKGHQCLARLKFAPNL
- the queG gene encoding tRNA epoxyqueuosine(34) reductase QueG, whose translation is MTDLVALADTIKAWGRELGFADLRIADVDLSHREAGFQAWLDKGYHGEMDYMASHGMKRARPAELVPGTVRVITVRMPYLPRATAPDWREREEGRGADGSAAVVSLYARGRDYHKVLRARLQQLAGRIEKEIGAFGYRVFTDSAPVMEVALAEKSGLGWRGKHTLLLNREAGSMFFLGELFTDLALPVDAPVTPHCGQCSSCIDVCPTQAIVAPYELDARRCISYLTIELKGSIPVELRSLIGNRVYGCDDCQLYCPWNKFAQTSTLPDFDARHGLGSASLIGLLNWSEDDFNRNTEGSAIRRIGHERWLRNMAVGLGNAAATHKGDAEIVAALQARLEHPSELVREHVAWALAQHS
- a CDS encoding penicillin acylase family protein, translated to MTKLKPLCAVALLTAASCMAMAAAAAADASETLRIPGLHKKAEILVDKWGVPHIYAASQDDAFFVQGFNAARDRLFQIDLWRRRGLGQLSEVFGPAYVAQDQATRLFLYRGDMQREWKSYGKQAEHVATAFVAGINAYVDYVTAHPERLPYEFRQLAYLPARWQAEDVVRIRSHGLTRNLTSEVARANVACKADLKSDEIRFGLTPKWEATMPQGLDPCLPKDLLKVFTLATQNVKITKESLNASADDHGASVQIAAAENLEETMEGSNNWVVSPAKSATGRAIMANDPHRAYSAPSLRYITHLSAPGLDVIGAGEPALPGVSIGHNGTIAFGLTIFNIDQEDLYVYELNPDNPNEYKYQGKWERFSVLHEPIKVKGGAPASAELTFTRHGPVIFVEKEKNRAFAVRSGWLEPGMSPYFGSIDYMRARNFKSFKRAMLNWGAPTENQVYADVKGNIGWVPGGLAPKRPNWDGLLPVPGDGRYEWNGFWTGDQLPSTYNPKQGWFASANQMNLPDDYPYRERKLGFEWTNNSRFSRISEVLASLPKVSLEDSMRLQNDDLAIPARRLGALLKPLSSTDAQTQAALTIFSNWDYVERVDSPQAALYEVWLTRHLGKAFKDAVLSKDAAAAMGAPDTAVLLDTLEQPQARFGADAAKKRDEVLLSSLGGAYAEMVKLQGDDASKWQWGKLHHNLMEHPLAGVVDEATRAKLNVGPLPKHGGAYSPNQSTYRPSDFRQTNGPSFRVVVDVGNWDNSRAVNSPGQSGDPDSPHYRDLADKWLNGEYFPLLYSRKAVEAATVQRIVLEPGR